ACAGTGGATAGCGCGACGTTTTGTAGCGTTTTGCGGAAAAGGGGAATGCCCAAACCTAAATTAAAGTTTACGTCTATCGCCTTCTTTTTTACGCATGTCCTCTATCTTTTCTTTTGTTAAAATGTATTCATTAGCATCGCGATCTTTCCATCTGTGGTAAGTGAATAATGGGATAACCACAAAAAACAAACCTAGCACACCAAAACCTATTAATTTTTGTGCATAATCTACATTTAACCAATAGCCACAAATAATACTAGTAACTGAAGCGATAAAAGCAAGCGCGATAAGGTATTTCATTTTTGATATGTTTTTTAAGATTTTGTAAAATTAATTAATTGCCGCCTGTAAGCGGTTAATAATTTAGATTTTGATATAAACCCAACATACTTCCCGTTTTGTACAACCGGTAAATTCCAAGCACTACTATCTTGAAATTTTTTCATGATATCTACCATTTTATCATGTTCTAGGTCAATTATTTCTGGCGGGTTTTGCATGACGTCCATGGCAAGAACTTCTTTATATAACGTTTGATCAAACATTATAGGACGAATATCATCTAATAAGATGATCCCTTTTAATGTTTTAAACTCTTCGTCAATGACAGGGAAAATGTTTCGACTAGATTTGACAACTGCTTTATGTACAATTTGTCCTAAATCCATGGTTTGATAAATGGGAACAAAATTAGTCTCGATAACTTTATCTATATCCATTAAAGTTAGTACGGCGTGGTCTTTGTCATGTGTGATAAGTTCTCCTCTACGTCCTAATTCCATGGTATATACAGAATGCAAGTTGAAATATTTTGTGATACTAAATGAAATAGTAGCGGTTAACATTAACGGAATAAACAATTCGTAGCCGCCTGTTACTTCTGCTATCAAGAAAATGGCTGTTAATGGAGCGTGTAATACTCCAGCCATTAATCCTGCCATTCCTACTAATGTGAAATTACTTTCTGAAACTTGATTTTTAAAGAAACCTATGTTGTTTATTATTTTTGCAATACAGTTTCCCATAATACTTCCCATAAATAGTGTTGGTGCAAAAATACCTCCAACACCTCCTGCTCCAAATGTAAGGGCGCTAGCAATAATTTTAAAAAAGACTAAGCCTGCTAATAATGCGATAACGACCCAAATGTTTGTAAGGTCCATTTGTAGGAAGTTGTTTTCTAAAGCTTTTTCTGGGTTTCCGGCAATTAGGTTGTTAATGACAGAAAAACCTTCTCCATATAAAGGAGGTATGAAATATACTAGAATTCCGATGCAAGATCCGCCAACTACTATTTTTTTGAAAGGTGAATTTAATCGGTCGAATAATTTTTGAATCCGTTCGTAGATTTCTGTAAAATATATAGAAGTTATTGCTGAACAAATACCTAAAATAGCATAGAAAGGGACATCTGAAATAGTAAACTTATCCTCTATTCTAAAAGGCAATAGTACATCACCTCCAAGAAAAAAGTAAGAGGTTAAAATAGCCGATAATGACGCTAATAAAAGTGGCAGCATGGAGGCGATAGTTAAGTCTAAACTAAAGACCTCAATCGCGAAAATTATTGCTGCAATAGGGGCTTTAAATATGGAGGACAATGCTCCTGCTGCTGCACAACCAATTAATAAACTTCTGGTTGTTTGGTTCATGTGAAACATTCGGGCAATGTTTGAGCTAATTGCAGCGCCTGTTGCTACCGATGGGCCTTCTAACCCGACTGAGCCTCCAAAACCTATAGTAATGGGAGCTGTTAGAAGCGAACCAAACATTTGATAACGTTTCATAATCCCTTTTCGTTTTGAAATAGAAAAAAGTGTCGAAGGAATCCCGTGACTTACTTTGCCTTTAACGACATATTTTATGACCAGATGCACAAGGGTAAACCCTACAATGGGAAATAAAAAATAAAATGCAGTATGATAATATTTAACTAATCGACCTTCTAATAAATGTTGTATAAAATGCGTGAGATTTTTTAATACAACAGCGCCAATACCAGAAGTGAAACCAACCAGTATGCTAAGCATATATACAAATTGTCTTTGTGATATATGCTTAGCTCTCCAGATTAAAATACGTTTTAATATAGTATGTTTTGGCATACCCCAAAATTAGTCAAATCTATAGTATGTTTTATATTATTGTAAGGATTGTTTTAAGTCTTTTCCTAAATAAAAAATCCCACATTAAGTGGGATTTTATTATAAATAGTAAACTTGAAGGTGCAAACTACAAATCAAGCTTTAAATTTAATTCTTTTAATTGCGCCTCGTCAATTGGAGCAGGGGCGTCAATCATGACGTCTCTACCAGAATTGTTTTTTGGGAACGCAATAAAGTCTCTAATCGTTTCTTGGCCTCCTAAAATAGAGACTAATCTATCAAGACCAAAAGCTAAACCACCATGTGGCGGTGCACCATATTCAAAAGCATCCATTAAGAATCCAAATTGAGCTTTAGCTTCTGCTTCACTAAATCCTAAATGTTTAAGCATGATCGCTTGTGTAGCTTTGTCGTGAATACGTATTGATCCACCACCAATTTCATTTCCGTTAAGGACTAAATCGTATGCATTTGCTTTTACTTCTCCCGGGTTAGTGTCTAATAATTCTATTTGACCAGGTTTAGGTGATGTAAATGGGTGGTGCATAGCATGGTAATGCCCAGTTTCTTCATCCAGTTCTAATAAAGGGAAGTCAATGACCCATAATGGAGCAAATACTTTAGGATCACGTAAGCCTAAGCGTGTTGCTAATTCCATACGTAAAGCACTTAATTGTGCACGTACTTTATTAGTGTCTCCAGATAGCACACAGACTAAATCTCCTGCTTTTGCGCCAGTTTTTTCTGCCCATTTAGCTAAATCCTCTTGGTCGAAAAATTTATCTACAGATGATTTGAATGTCCCATCCTCGTTTACACGACAATAAATCATACCTAAAGCACCAACTTGTGGACGCTTTACCCAATCAATTAATTTATCTATTTCTTTACGGGTGTATGCGTTTCCGCCAGGAACAGCAATACCAACGACTAATTCTGCCGAGTTGAATACGCTGAAGTCTTTGTGTTGTGCAACTTCATTTAATTCGCCAAACTCCATTCCAAATCTAATATCTGGTTTGTCGTTTCCGTATAAACGCATCGCATCGTCGTATAACATACGTGGGAATTTGTCAACCTCTACACCATTAACCTCTTTAAGTAAGTGGCGCGTCAGGTTTTCAAAAACGTTTAAAATATCTTCTTGCTCTACAAACGCCATTTCGCAGTCAATTTGCGTAAATTCTGGTTGTCTATCTGCACGTAAATCTTCGTCTCTAAAACATTTTACAATCTGGAAGTATTTGTCCATTCCACCAACCATAAGCAATTGCTTAAAGGTTTGAGGAGATTGTGGCAACGCATAAAATTCACCTTCATTCATTCTAGAAGGTACTACAAAATCTCTAGCGCCTTCTGGAGTCGATTTGATTAAGTATGGTGTTTCAACTTCAATAAAAGCATTGTTTGACAAAAAGTTTCTGACTTCTTGCGTTACTTTAGCTCTAAAAATTAAGTTGTTTTTTACAGGATTACGTCTAATATCAAGGTAACGATATTTCATTCTAATATCTTCCCCACCATCGGTTTTGTCTTCGATAGTAAAAGGAGGAAGTAAAGATTCATTTAAAATAGTTAATTCTTTTACTAAAACTTCAATCTCACCTGTTGGGATATTTTTGTTTTTAGATTCACGTTCTATAACGGTACCTTTAATTTGAATAACAAATTCGCGACCAAGCTTTTGTGCTTGTTCTAGTATGACTTTAGATGTACGTTCCTCATCAAAAATAAGTTGCGTGATTCCGTAACGATCGCGAAGATCGACCCAAATCATAAATCCTTTGTCTCTTGATTTTTGAACCCAACCTGAAAGGGTTACTTCTGTATTTATATGTGATGCTGTTAACTCACCACAGTTGTGACTTCTGTACATAGTTATTTATTAGAAATGCAAAAGTAAAAAATCCGAAGTAAAGACTTCGGATTTTTTGTTTAAATCATTTGCACTATTTAGTTGAAATAGAAGATTACTCTTCAAACGTACTTTCAATTGCTATTATGTCTTCTTTTTCTTCAGATGAAAACTTATTTCTTAACCACATTTTGAATTTTACGGATAAGAAAAATAATATTGGTACCACAATTAAGGTTAAGAATGTTGCGATTAATAGACCATAAATAACAGTCCATGCTAATGGTCCCCAAAAGACAACGTTATCTCCTCCCATATATATGTTTGGATTAAAATCTGCAAAAAGAGTAAAGAAGTTAATGTTTAAACCAATGGCTAATGGTATAAGACCAAATATGGTTGTAATTGCCGTAAGCAATACAGGTCTTAAACGGGCTTTACCTGCTCTAACAATACTTTCAAAAAGATCCTGGTTAGTTAGGTAGTCTTCTTTTTCTAAATCTAATTCGGCTTTCTTTCTATCAATAAGTAATTGTGCATAATCTAAAAGTACCACACCGTTATTTACTACAATTCCGGCCAGTGATATAATACCAACCATAGTCATCATGATAACAAAAGAACTTCCTGAAATTACTATACCACCAAAGACACCAATAAAACTAAGGAAAATAGCAATCATTATTATTGTTGGTTTTGAAACGGAATTAAATTGGAATATCAATATAAAAAAGATTAATCCTAGTCCTGTAAAAAAGGCACCAACAAGGAATAACATTTGCTTGTTTTGCTCTTCAATTTGACCGGTGTAATCAATTTTAATTCCGTTAGGTATATCCTCATAACTTTTCATTTCGTTTTGAATCTGAGTTACAATGGCAGAGGCATCTGTAAAACCAGGTGATAATGCGGAATACACGGTAACTACTCGTCTTGTGTCTTTATGCTTAATAGCACTAAAACCAGAATTGTTTTCGTATTTAATAACAGCAGAGATAGGAATACTTTTTATTTGTCCTGTATTATCTCTAAACGTAATGTTTTGATTAAACAAGGCACTTTTGTTGTATCTGTTTTCTGCATTAAAACGCACGTAAATATCATAATCGTCACCATCTTCTTTATAGACACCCGCCTTAGATCCAAAGACCGAACTACGTAGTTGTTGTCCCACTTGTGCAGCACTAATACCTAATTCTCCAGCTTTTTCTCTGTCAATAGTAACACGCATGGTTGGCTTGTCTTTATTAACATCTATTTTAAGTTCGTCAATACCAGCAATGTTTTTAGTATTAATAAACTCACGCATGTTTTCTGCGGTAGCAATAAGCTCATTGTAGTCGTTACCTTCAATTTCAATATTAATTGGTGATCCAGCAGGCGGTCCATTAGCATCTTTTTCTACAGAAATTAATACACCAGGGTAAATACCAACTAATGCAGCTTGTACTTCTTGACGTAGTAACTCACTATCTTCTCCACGTCTAAATTTAAACTCACGCATGGATGCTGTAATCTTACCTTTATGAGGCATCTCTGCAGCAGACCCACCATCTGTTTGTGGATTTCCGGCACCTTCGCCAATTTGAGCAACGGTACTTTCTACTAAGTAGTTTTCACCATCAAACATGTATTTTTCTTGGTTTACAACTGTAAAGACACGTTTTTCGATTTCTTTAGTAATAGCATTTGTTTTCTCGATTGCTGTACCTTGAGGATACTCGATATAAACAATAATCTGATTTGGTTTGTTATCTGGAAAAAACTCAACTTTAGTTCTTTTAGCACTTAATGATATACCAAAAGCGATAAACGACGCAATTAATAGTAAAAAAGTACCAATACTTAAAACATAAGGTCTCCATCCAGAAAGTGCACCACGTAATTTACGCTCGTACCAGTTTTCTAAATTTACTAATGCTTTATTTTGAAAGCTATTTGCCCATTTACGGATAAAGAAACGGTAAGCCCATAACATTACAGCTGTAAAAATCATAACGGTACCTAAACCTTTGTAAGTCCCACCAAATAATAGAATAAGTATCCCAAAAGTAGCCACTATTAGTGTTGTTCTGATTATTTGCTTTAGAGGCATGTCTTTATCTTCAATAGTCATGAATTTTGACACCAATACCGAGTTAAAAAAGATGGCCACAAATAGGGACGATCCTAATACTACAGACAATGTTATTGGTAAAATCTTCATAAACTCTCCCATAATTCCTGGCCAGAAGGCTAATGGTGTAAAGGCTGCAACAGTTGTTGCTGTAGAGATGATAATAGGAAACGCAATTTCTCCAATACCTTTCTTGGCAGCTTCAATCCTGCCCATTCCTTCGTCTTCCATTAAACGGTACACGTTTTCGACTACCACAATACCATTATCAACCAACATACCAAGTCCCATAATAAGACCAAAAAGCACCATGGTATTTAAACTTTGTCCAAGTAATTCTAATATCATAAGTGACATAAACATGGACATTGGTATTGCAAAACCAACAAATAGGGCATTTTTAAATCCTAAAAAGAACATTAAAACCGCAACGACTAGTATTACACCAAAAATAATGTTGTTTACTAAATCGTCTACTTGGCCAATAGTTTTAGACGATTGGTCGTTAACAATATTTACCGTTAAATCTGGTGGGAATACATTAGCAATAGCGTCGGCAACAATAACCTGAATTTGCTCTGCAGCAGCAACCATGTTTTTTCCAGCACGTTTTTTAACGTCTAGCATCACTACAGGATGACCATACTCTCTAGCAAAGGTTGTTTTATCTTCTTCTTTAAAAGAAACAGTTGCTAAATCTTTAAGATAAATAGATTTTCCTTTTTCAGATTTTACAACAAAATTTTCAAGTTCTGATGGTTCCTCAATTTCACCTAAAACTCTAATAGTACGTCGTTGTCCACTAGCTTTTAAATTACCTGCAGACATGGTAAGGTTTCCGTTGTTAATAGCGCCAATAATATCGTTAAAAGTAACTTCGGCAGCCATCATTTTGTAAATGTCTACAGCAACTTCAACTTCTTTTTCTTGTGCACCACGGATGTCCGCTTTTTTAATTTCTTGTAAATCTTCAATTTCATCTTGAAGAAACTCAGCAAATTCTTTTAACTTTTGAATAGGGTAATCTCCTGAAATATTAATGTTCAAGATTGGCATTTCTTCCGAAAGGCTTAATTCAAAAACATCAGGTTCTACTTTAGCACCATTAAAAGTTGGCCAGTCTTCTCCAGAAGTTTCAGTATCAATTTCATCCTTTACTTTTTGCTTAGCTTGATCGACTGTAATCCCATCATCAAACTCTACAATTAACATAGAGTAATCTTCTTGAGAGGTTGAGGTGATTTCTACCACATTACTAACCGTTTTTAGTTTGTCTTCTAAAGGGTCAGAGATTAGTTTTTCTATATCTTCTGCAGTGTTTCCTGGGTAAATAGAACTAACATAAATTTTAGTTTCATTAACTT
This portion of the Olleya sp. Bg11-27 genome encodes:
- a CDS encoding chloride channel protein, which codes for MPKHTILKRILIWRAKHISQRQFVYMLSILVGFTSGIGAVVLKNLTHFIQHLLEGRLVKYYHTAFYFLFPIVGFTLVHLVIKYVVKGKVSHGIPSTLFSISKRKGIMKRYQMFGSLLTAPITIGFGGSVGLEGPSVATGAAISSNIARMFHMNQTTRSLLIGCAAAGALSSIFKAPIAAIIFAIEVFSLDLTIASMLPLLLASLSAILTSYFFLGGDVLLPFRIEDKFTISDVPFYAILGICSAITSIYFTEIYERIQKLFDRLNSPFKKIVVGGSCIGILVYFIPPLYGEGFSVINNLIAGNPEKALENNFLQMDLTNIWVVIALLAGLVFFKIIASALTFGAGGVGGIFAPTLFMGSIMGNCIAKIINNIGFFKNQVSESNFTLVGMAGLMAGVLHAPLTAIFLIAEVTGGYELFIPLMLTATISFSITKYFNLHSVYTMELGRRGELITHDKDHAVLTLMDIDKVIETNFVPIYQTMDLGQIVHKAVVKSSRNIFPVIDEEFKTLKGIILLDDIRPIMFDQTLYKEVLAMDVMQNPPEIIDLEHDKMVDIMKKFQDSSAWNLPVVQNGKYVGFISKSKLLTAYRRQLINFTKS
- the aspS gene encoding aspartate--tRNA ligase, whose translation is MYRSHNCGELTASHINTEVTLSGWVQKSRDKGFMIWVDLRDRYGITQLIFDEERTSKVILEQAQKLGREFVIQIKGTVIERESKNKNIPTGEIEVLVKELTILNESLLPPFTIEDKTDGGEDIRMKYRYLDIRRNPVKNNLIFRAKVTQEVRNFLSNNAFIEVETPYLIKSTPEGARDFVVPSRMNEGEFYALPQSPQTFKQLLMVGGMDKYFQIVKCFRDEDLRADRQPEFTQIDCEMAFVEQEDILNVFENLTRHLLKEVNGVEVDKFPRMLYDDAMRLYGNDKPDIRFGMEFGELNEVAQHKDFSVFNSAELVVGIAVPGGNAYTRKEIDKLIDWVKRPQVGALGMIYCRVNEDGTFKSSVDKFFDQEDLAKWAEKTGAKAGDLVCVLSGDTNKVRAQLSALRMELATRLGLRDPKVFAPLWVIDFPLLELDEETGHYHAMHHPFTSPKPGQIELLDTNPGEVKANAYDLVLNGNEIGGGSIRIHDKATQAIMLKHLGFSEAEAKAQFGFLMDAFEYGAPPHGGLAFGLDRLVSILGGQETIRDFIAFPKNNSGRDVMIDAPAPIDEAQLKELNLKLDL
- a CDS encoding efflux RND transporter permease subunit, which encodes MTKKKKQVDTEFGLSSWAINNKTTMYVLIAVIFYLGISSFFSMPRENFPEVNETKIYVSSIYPGNTAEDIEKLISDPLEDKLKTVSNVVEITSTSQEDYSMLIVEFDDGITVDQAKQKVKDEIDTETSGEDWPTFNGAKVEPDVFELSLSEEMPILNINISGDYPIQKLKEFAEFLQDEIEDLQEIKKADIRGAQEKEVEVAVDIYKMMAAEVTFNDIIGAINNGNLTMSAGNLKASGQRRTIRVLGEIEEPSELENFVVKSEKGKSIYLKDLATVSFKEEDKTTFAREYGHPVVMLDVKKRAGKNMVAAAEQIQVIVADAIANVFPPDLTVNIVNDQSSKTIGQVDDLVNNIIFGVILVVAVLMFFLGFKNALFVGFAIPMSMFMSLMILELLGQSLNTMVLFGLIMGLGMLVDNGIVVVENVYRLMEDEGMGRIEAAKKGIGEIAFPIIISTATTVAAFTPLAFWPGIMGEFMKILPITLSVVLGSSLFVAIFFNSVLVSKFMTIEDKDMPLKQIIRTTLIVATFGILILLFGGTYKGLGTVMIFTAVMLWAYRFFIRKWANSFQNKALVNLENWYERKLRGALSGWRPYVLSIGTFLLLIASFIAFGISLSAKRTKVEFFPDNKPNQIIVYIEYPQGTAIEKTNAITKEIEKRVFTVVNQEKYMFDGENYLVESTVAQIGEGAGNPQTDGGSAAEMPHKGKITASMREFKFRRGEDSELLRQEVQAALVGIYPGVLISVEKDANGPPAGSPINIEIEGNDYNELIATAENMREFINTKNIAGIDELKIDVNKDKPTMRVTIDREKAGELGISAAQVGQQLRSSVFGSKAGVYKEDGDDYDIYVRFNAENRYNKSALFNQNITFRDNTGQIKSIPISAVIKYENNSGFSAIKHKDTRRVVTVYSALSPGFTDASAIVTQIQNEMKSYEDIPNGIKIDYTGQIEEQNKQMLFLVGAFFTGLGLIFFILIFQFNSVSKPTIIMIAIFLSFIGVFGGIVISGSSFVIMMTMVGIISLAGIVVNNGVVLLDYAQLLIDRKKAELDLEKEDYLTNQDLFESIVRAGKARLRPVLLTAITTIFGLIPLAIGLNINFFTLFADFNPNIYMGGDNVVFWGPLAWTVIYGLLIATFLTLIVVPILFFLSVKFKMWLRNKFSSEEKEDIIAIESTFEE